The following is a genomic window from Panthera uncia isolate 11264 chromosome B4, Puncia_PCG_1.0, whole genome shotgun sequence.
TATGTGGACCCATTTGTACTTCTGGGTCTCATAGGGCAATTTGCCTATGCTTGAGAGAGTGTAAAGACCTTGAGAAGTTATCTTTAAAGGGGATTCtagggatacctggctggctcagtcagtagagcatgtgacttttgaccttggggtcatgaatttgagccttaCATGggacgtggagcctacttaaaaataaaataagataggtTCTAGAAGATTCACAGGGAACTGAAGTAGTTTTGAATGAGCGTTCAGCATATAATAAATCCCTTTTCAAGGAGTACCCCATCTCTCTGATCCAAGTAGGAAACCATTCAAAGGGATTACGGTAGGTTGGGGAAATGATTACtgatattagaatatatatacagAAGTTGACCTACTGTGAACTTTTATGAATCTCcctactttcttttaaaagataagaaaatgatgAAGAAATCTGCAGATCATAAGAATTTGGAAATCATTGTTACTAATGGCTATGATAAAGACGCCTCCACTCAAGATATACAGAATGACATTCATGCCAGTGCTTCCTTGAGTGGGAAAAATGCTGAAGAAATAAAGGCTGTAGATGAAAATTCGGAGCAAACTGGAAAAACTGCTGTCTGCATTCACCAAGGTATTGTCCCAGGATAATTATCTGTTTAGCCTCTTTCCTATGAATGCAgtgttcttttcattgttttaggaTATTTAGGAgcaatttagaatttaaaaacttcttATTCAATAATATCTTAGGGTTTATTAATATTATAAGGGTGTATAGCTTTGAAAGATAGTGAATTAGAGGCagggcttttatatttttattgagacatttttaattgtgtttttgtatggttttttttaaataaaattttgaggggcacctgggcagctcagtcggttaaacatctgactcttggtttcagctcaggtcatgatcttaacagtttgtaagtgtgagccccacgttgagctctgtatggatagcatggagcctgcttgggatcccctctctctttctctctctctctctctctcttatcctcccagcttgctctctctcactctctcaaaaaataaataataaaagcataaagaaaacaagaaatgtaaTTACTTAATGTAACAACTGAACTTGCATAGTTGCATACCAATTTAGGCCTCCTAGTTGGTAGTCAGTTTTCCCTTACAAGATTGTTTTATAAGGTTTGATCTGGACAGTGTCTTTGTATGattactttataaaatacaatcttgtcaaataaaaattatcaactATGTTGGAAGTTTTGgtacgttaaaagaaaaaagtgtggcTTGATAAATTTGTCTCCAGTGTGAAAATAATATAGAGCTGATAAATTTTGAGAGTggaataaatgcatttttcctCAGTTAGAGAATAATAATCCCACTTggacatttgttcattttcagagATAAATGATGATCATGTTGAAGATGTTTCAGGAATTCAGCATTTGACAAGTGATTCAGACAGTGAGGTCTACTGTGATTCCATGGAACAGTTTGGACAAGAAGAGGTAaaaatgacactttttaaaaaaaaaatttttttttaacatttatttattattaagagacagagagagacagagcgtgagcaggggaggggcagagagagagggagacacagtatccgaagcaggctctgggctccaagctgtcagcacagagcctgacacacggctcgaactcacaaactgcgagatcatgacctgagccgaagtcagacacttaaccgactgagccacccaggtgccccgacacttTTTAATTGGCAGATTTTCAATCTGAATTGTCAATTCTGAATATGTCAGAATTCAGTGCATAACTTCTGTTAATAGCAGATGTACATACACTGTTCATGGCTTTGAAGATAtacctctaaaattttttttaaatatataaacatttgtatgtagaattatttttgtgaatttaaaaaacGTATAAAATTCCTGaatgttcaaaaatatttcactattatAACTTgttactatatttatatttttaaatatcctgaGGGAGGTGAGATGGGGAGGCAGAAGGTAAACTTTATGCTAGACCCTGTGTTTGAAACGTTGACATACAAGAAAATCGAATAATTTTCAAATCTGTTCTACACActgacttcttttttaagttttgaaatataattgacatatgatgttatattagttttaggcatacaaCATGTTGATTCAGtgattctgtacattactcagtcctcatcatgataagtgcagtcaccatacaatgctattgcaatattattgactatatttcttatGGTGTGCTTTTCACCTTTTTCACTCACTTATTTTATGaatggaagtttgtatctcttaatcccctttatttcacccatcctccccgcccaccccgcccCATCCACGTCTGCTTTGGCAGCCACtggtttcttttctgtatttaagagtttgtttagattttgtttgtttgttttttagattccacatgtaagtgaaataatacagtatttgtctttctgtgtctgacttatttcacttagcctaatatcCTCTatgtccatctatgttgtcaagaatggccagatttcattctttttcatggctgagttgatgttccattgtatatgtataccatattttctttctccattcatctatcaataaacaccttgggctgcttctgttatcttagctgttgtaaataatgctgcagtaaacatagacgtgcatgtatcttttcaaattagtgtgttcattttctttgggtacatacccaatagtggaattactggagtgtatggtatttctatttttaattatgtgaagaagctctatactgttttccagagcggctgcatcaatttacattcctaccaacagtgcacaagggttctcatTTCATATCCttaccagcacttgttatttcttgtcatttggatactagccattctgatgggcGTAAGGGTGTGGTGCTTTTTGCATACAGTAATGTTTTTATCTTGTATTTATATTACCTTGGTTTCTGTCCTTTCCATAGGGTTGATGGTGTGAAACCATTGCATCTCTTTGGTTTTACTGAATTTTGAACATGTTAGAAGACCTCATGCTTTCAAGGGCCTCATCTCACTTAacaaattgtttaaaacaaagtcaccttttttattttacagtttttgttttcagtccaGTTTAAATAAATTGTGTAGCTTATAGATCCCTTTCTAAAAGGTTGAAACTTTGAAAGATTCAATCATTAGCAGTTACTGCTTTGTAgaagctaaaaatagaaatggttcTAGAATAACCATTTAGTGGAATAGATAATGGATTGTAGGTACTGTTCTGAAACTGAAAAGAGATTTGGAGATAGGAAATATGTtttctgtatacatatatacattcttCCAACATCATTGCAAACCAGTAGACCATTACAGACCAGTGTACCTGGAATTTTGCTAGGTGGATTagatttctaagattttttttaatgattacaaatgttttattaaatatccaATGAACTATGTACAACTTAGAAATATTTGCCATatatactgtttttgttttttttttttaagtttattcattttgagagagactgagtgagcggggcggggttggggcagagagagagagagaaggagagagaatcccaagcaggccccacactgtcagcgcagagcccgatggggggctcgaactcacaaaatgtgcaagatcatcacctgagctgaaaccaagagttggccgcttaactgactgagccacctaggctccccataTACCATTCTTATATATTATGCCCTTTGGCATAATAActtgatttcaattttttcttcttctttgactCCTTAATTTGGTGTTCTTCAGGAACATGACTACTCCCTTGGTTTCAGCCACTACTCATACACTGATGTTTTTTATCTCCAACCTATATCTCTCTTCTGAATTCTAACTGACCTATTAAACATCTTGCCTAGGAACCTCAATTTATACTTCTCTATAACTATACCATTGTCTCTGTTCCCTTGAGACCCTCTGTATATCTTATCTTGGTGAGTATCACAAAACCATCTGGTCTTTTCCTTTCCCGTACTTCCCACATTCAGTCTTCAACTCCTATTGATTCTCTAATCTCAGAAGTTCTCAAAGCAGCCTCTGTCCCACTACTACTTTATTGGTACAGGCTGTCGTCACTACTACACCTTTGACTTGGCTTATACTCATTCTGTAAGTTTTAATTCATATCATTTCTTCCAGGAAGTCTCCACTGAGCCCCAATATGAGTTAGGCACCCCTCCTGTGAGTTCCTATAGCAAGCACCCTTCATCCATCTTTTTCATAATACTTATCAAACTATGCTGTAATGATCTTACTTCTCTCCCTTACCAAGctatttctttcttcatattaTCCTTAGACTTTAGCATAGTAACTGGAACAAGAGTAGTAGACATTTTTATAAGTCTCTTGGATGAATGACTGACTCATGAGAACAATTCATTGCCAGAACTACTCAATACTTTATTCATGGATGAATCATTCCTATCCCATTTCTTTCCTACATATAGGAGGCAGAAGgtgaatacattttttagaaaaatattttctatcataacatgaaaaaagttttataaaaacagtAATTCTTCTATTGTCACAAAAACTTATGTTTATAGCTTTTAACCaagtgttgttttaaatttgtagTCTTTAGACAGCTTTACGTCAAACGGCAGACCATTTCGATATTACTTGAGTGGTGATCCCAATCAGCCCTTGGAAAGTCCTGGTTTTCCTGAAGATGTTCAAGGATCTCCGGGAAATGGCAACATTGGGGATATGCAGGTGGTAGCAGTTGAAGGAAAAGGTGAAGTAAAGCATGGAGGAGAAGATGGCCGAAGTAACAGTGGAGCACCACACCGTGAGAGACGGGGTGGAGAAAATGAGGAATTCTCTAATGTCAGAAGAGGGAGAGgtgtgtattcttttttgttcttgttgacTGACTATCTTTAGAAACTAATTAGCAAAAAGTTTAGGTAAGGAGAGACATTAGAACTCTCAATTTACCAAGGGAATGTTAAAAGTTATCCTTCTATAATGTCTGACCACTTTTCTTTACACCTAGTTCTCTTCTTAGactctaccccccacccccaaggcatAGTAGTGTGATCTCTGAAGGTATAGGAGAAAACATTCCTATTTCTATATCTTTTATGCAATTTTTTGAAGTAGCCAAATTTATGTCCTTCTTGAACAGTCAGTTAATGGTTCCTCCAAATGCccctctgcttttgtttcctacTGTAGGTAAAAATTTGAATTGTGTCTTTTGCACATTTCCCGACTTAAGTCAAAAGATATTGTTTAAAACTGACAAATCAAGTAATAGAGATAAAAGAACATTTAACAATACAAAGGCAAACATTAGGGAGTGACTGGGTGGCATAGTTGCTTAGGGGTCTGAtgtgtgatttcagctcagctcaggatctcacagtttgaggggtcgagacccacatcgggctcagcgctgacagtgcagagcctgcttggaattctctctttccctctctctctctgcccctctcccccactctatctctcaaaataaacaaataaacatatttttaaagttaaaaaaaaaaaggtaaacattaaGAATGATAATGTGATCAGGTAACAATAGAGTTGAGGAGGGAagcaaagggtgtgtgtgtgtgtgtgtgtgtgtgtgtatatatatatatatataaaagtttatgATGGTTTATAGTTAGGAATGAATAGGGACCATCAGAAAAGAGAATTaatggaaagacaaataccatatgatctcacttctaaaaaaacaaaaacaaaagaccaagcttatagacacagaaatagatagattgatgattgccagaggcaggggtgaaGGGGATGTGAAACAGGTCACGgggtcaaaaggtaaaaacttccagttataaaataagtcatggggatgtaacatacagcatggtgtCCGTAGTTAATCAGacctgtattgcatatttgaaagttgctaagattggggcgcctggctggtgcAGTCatttgaacatccgactcttgatttcggcttaggtcatgatcccagggtcgtgggatcaggccccatggtgggctccagagctgagcatggagcttgcttgggattctttctctctcttcccctctgccccctccctggcttgcaacctgtctttctaaaagaaaataaaaaagaaaataaaaaaagaaagttgctaaAATAGAAAAGTCTTAGAAattatcacaaggaaaaaaaaatctgtaactgtatggtgacagatgttaactgaACTTATTGcagtgatcattttacaatatatacaagtattgaatcattatattgtacacttaaaaaaaggaaaatccctGCATAATTTCATGAGGTCATAAAAAGTTAAAGGATTAGCTGCATTTCTGattgaaaaaaatctacataaaataaaacGAATGAAGacggggaagaaaagagaagattaaTGGTATTAAGaacattattcttaaaaattaccattttaacatATACCAAATTGTGAGTAtttaatgaagaagagaaagatcaCAACATATTACTAGAGCCATGGATTCAGATCCCTTTCTTTAGGCAATTTACCAAAATCGCATGTATGAAAGGCTTTCTATCGACAACCCTGACTTCACCCCGCCTACAAAACATTACAACTCCCAGCAATCACAGGGGTCCATACAAGTGGCAGCCCCTGAAGTGAAGCTTTGTGAGCCTTACGGTAAATCTGCCTCAGCATTAAACAAATCTTATTGAGCTTTTCTTTGTCAGGCCCTGTTCTGGATCCTGGGGATGCTATAGAGAACAGGACAAAGCCCCTCTTTTCACGGAGCTCATGTTCCAGTAAAGGGGAGCTgacagtaaataagtaaataattgagATTCTTTGTGAATGAtaagtgctctgaagaaaaaaaaatgagtaattagATAATGACTGGAGATGAGGATTTACCATAACAGGGGAATGGCCTGATTAATTCTGTCTTTGCGAAGGCTTGTTTGAAAGCTGACTATGACATAGGATATAGTAAAGTGAGCAGAGAGGAGAGTAATTCTCTAGTGTCATCAGTACCCATTGACAGGCCGTCACAGAATAtatgaatctctttttttttttttggagaaacaatttttattttttattttttttaaaatttacatccaaattagttagcatatagtgcaacaatgatttcaggagtagattccttagtgccccttacccatttagcccatcccccctcccacaacccctcccgtaaccctcagtctgttctccatatttatgactctcttctgtttcgtccccctccctgtttttatattatttttgtttcctgaataTCTCAATCTCTTaaggatgaaggaaaaaaaactaagccACAGACCAGACTTTCcaccttttttccccttgtaaATTCTATACCAATAGCTGAAGTGGTTCTTTTCTTGAAGAACCACTTCAAAATGTACTTCCTTTCAATACAAGAGCAGAGGTCTTCTTGAAAATggcatcaggggtgcctgggtggctcagtcagttgagcatctgactcttgatttcagctcaggtcatgatctcggggttcatgggatcaagcccttgcatcggactctgcactggcagggtggagcctgcatgggggttctctctctgcccctcttgtgcgcatgctctctctctctcaataaataaataaacgttttcaaaaaagcaaagaaaataacatCAGGCACAACACCTCAGTGTACTCTTTGAAGTTTAACTTGACAAACAGCtctcattccatttcttttgcaAGAACAAACACTGCTTGTTGCAAGCACAGCTTTGGGAATCCAGTTGCTGCTGTAGGGCTCCAGAATGCCAAAGGGCAATGAGGCAAACAGTTtcctgtttattatttaaaacgaaataaacaaaacttaccTATTGTATTAGCAAACATATAGAAACTCATAAACTCCATTTAGGCACAGTAGTGCTTTTTATATGCTGCAATATAAAACTGTTGCAGCCTTTCTGAAAAATACCTTGGTAACACTCATTAAGAACTTCTACTAACTTGTCATCCTTTGACCCAGTAACTCTCCttttttgattctgttttttcTAAAGAAATCAGCAGACATTTGGGCAAGAATTTATATACAAAGACATTCATTGcggtgttctttgttttttggtttggggttggttttttttttttaacgtttatttatttttgagagagagagagacagagtgcaagcgagggaggggcagagagagaggagacacagaatccaaagcaggctccagcctctgagctgtcagcacagagcccaacgtggagctcaaactcatgaactgcgagatcatggcctaagccgaaatcagatgcttaactgactgagccacctagatgcccctggtttgttgttgtttttttttaatgtttatttattatttttagagagaggcagTCTCTgcactcccagcacagagcccagcatggtgctcgatcccatgaaccatgagaccatgacctgagctgagatcgagagtaagatgctcaaccaaccaactgagccacccaggtgccccatgtcagTATTATTTGTAATTGCAAAAATTTGGGATTATCTTATCCAAAAGTGGAGAACGATTGAGTAAATTCATTCATGGCCATGCTGGGGAATTTGTGTAGCCATTTCAgtgtttttgtaataaaatgtaaaaatgcagataaacatttatgatatttttaaagagaagaacaCAAAATTATGTGTTGGGGTAATGCCTATTCTATAAATATATGCGTGGGAAAAATAATGAATGGATACATGACAAAATCTTAGTAGTGGTAAGTGTAATagaatttataaaaagagaaatacatttaaaaaccttttgggtttggggcacctgggtgggcctgttggttaagcatccaactttggctcatgtcatgctctcaccattcatgagtttgagccccacatccagctgtctgctgtcagccaggagcctgctttggattctctgtctccctctctctctttgcccttcccccgctcgtgtgcacacgtgtgcatgctctctctctgtgtctctctgaagaataaacattaaaaaaaaaagtactcttcgaatttcttcagtctttttaccttattagtaaataatttttgaaaatgcatctgaaatatgtgaattatatgcATTTTGTCATGTACTAGTGTAGTAAGTACATTGTAAAACATTAGCGAAGAGAATCTTTGATTATATCAATATCAGTAGAAGTAGAAGCTTCTATAGCTACTTCTTTGCTCCTGGTATTTTGTGTACTTCCTGATTGCTTCCACTCTGCTTTGGAGATTTAGATCTCAAAGAAATAACacaggaaaatgaataaaacacactCTTTCTACTTTTATAAGAAGTATTTAAAACTGATTTTGCTCTCTTAAAATAGGGCATAGAATGCAACACTTGAGTGAAGGATCCAAGGGTCGGCAAGTGGGAAGTGGAGGTGATGGGGAACGCTGGGGCTCAGACAGAGGGTCAAGAGGCAGCCTCAATGAACAGATTGCTCTCGTCCTCATGCGCCTGCAGGAGGATATGCAGAACGTCCTTCAGAGACTTCATAAACTGGAAACGCTAACTGCTTCGCAGGTGAGCTTTTGAATTTGTCTTCTTCCACTGTTGATCCTGTATAACAGCATGTAAGTGTAATCTGTGCTGATCAGATTTATATAAATCAatgtaatgactttttttttttttaataaaaaggatctaggggcacttggctggctcagtggatagagcatgtgactctttatctcgggttgtgagtttgagccctgcattgggtggagagattacttaaaaaataaataaaataatttttcaaaaataataaaaaataaaaaggatctaCTTTTGAAAATATTGGTTATTTAAGAAAAGACTGATCCAAAAGCTAACTACCACTTCATAGAAAATTTTTCGAGTGTAAAATTACCAGTACCGTGTTAGGGGTAGAAGTAGGGTGCTTGGTAATAGAAGAGGAAGAGCTgtcaaggggctcctggctgcctcagtcagtggagcattgaactcttgatgtcggggttgtgggttcaggccccacattgggtgcagagattacttcaaaataaaatcttaaaaaaaaaaaaaaaaaaagagagaggctcctgggttgctcagttggttaagtgtctagaCAGCTTAAGTGTCTAGAcaatcttgatcttggctcaggtcattatctcacagttcatgagatcgagccccgcatcaggctctgtactgacaacgtggagcctgcttcggattcattctctctctctgtctctctgtctctctgtctctctctctctctctctctctctttctctttctttctctttctctctgtgtttctgtctttctctctctctctcaaaataaataaataaactttaaaaaaagagcttggggtgcctgggtggctcagtcaattgagcattcaacttcagctcaggtcatgatctcgcagttcatgggttcgagccccacatcaggctctgtgctgacagctcagaacctggagcctgcttcggattctgtgtctccctccctctctctgcccctcccccgcttgtgcgtgcatgtgtgtgtgtgtgtgtgtgtgtgtgtgcgtgtgtgcgtgcacgtgtgcgctctctctcaaaaataaatttaaaaaaaaatttttaaaaaaggatgttaTATAGTGCAGTTCAAGGAAGTAGTAAACCATAACTAGTGCTTTGGAGTTCATCATTAAGGAGTCACTCTTTTGTAGTAAACATTGTCCTCTAtcttgacttctttttaaaatgctgtagaGATAGTATATTAAGTTACCAATTCTTTAGTGTAAATTAGTTGTAGGATCAAAACTTTAAAGCCAGACAGGAATGTAGAGTCATAGTTTGATGTTCGCAGTTATTTAACCCTGGAAGAGTAAGAATATTAAACCTTTGAAAACGCACTATAGCAAGTCATTGCAGAAACTAAAGCAGAACCCAGGCATCCTGTATCCTAGATCAGTGCTCTTTCTGTACTGAATAAAACTAGACAGTTAAGTATGGAGGAGGtactaaaggaaaggaaaaaggttCGGAGGAAGGGCTAGTTCATCTTGGTTCACAGTTTGGGGCTGGGCTGTGATAATCCCTGGATTTGGCTGCGATAATCCCAGGACTTGGCTGCAGAGCCTTCAGATGGCTGGCTACTAGTGCTGTGCCCCATTTGTCCTCTGACTTGTTCCTCTTGGAGTAATGTCTATTGCAGAAAAAGGCAACTAAACAGGCTGTCTGACCCATTATATagtgctgggggcacctgggtggctcaggttggttcaagtcatgatctcgtggtttgtgggttcgagccccatcttgggctctgtgctgacagctcagagcctggagcctgcttcggattctgtgtctcctctctctgcccctccccactctttctctctccctctctcccccccccccaaaataaacatatatagcattgaaaaacatatatagcattaaaaaaaacacatatagcATTGAAGCATCATGTTGTAAGAGATATTGTTAGTTAATTAAGATATTAAGTTAGTTAATCAAAGATGCGCTTCAGTTCCAagataaacaaattaaatatagatTCATTTAAAGAAACTACTACTGTAGGCTTTTTAAACAACTCCTAtgaatattttagcttttttatCCTTTCAGTAACTCAGATTATCACAAGGTTTCTCTATTGTACATGTTTCAATGATTGTCAAGTACATTTTATCATCACTTAGACTGTGACTCTGTTGATGTTCATGAGTCTATGAACACCTTGTTGATTATTTGTATCT
Proteins encoded in this region:
- the ACBD5 gene encoding acyl-CoA-binding domain-containing protein 5 isoform X3 codes for the protein MADTRSVHETRFEAAVKVIQSLPKNGSFQPTNEMMLKFYSFYKQATEGPCKLSRPGFWDPIGRYKWDAWSSLGDMTKEEAMIAYVEEMKKILETMPMTEKVEELLHVIGPFYEIVEDKKSSKSSDLTSVRLEKISKYLEDLGNVLTSTPNAKTVNGKAESSDSGAESEEEEAQEEVKGAEQSATDKKMMKKSADHKNLEIIVTNGYDKDASTQDIQNDIHASASLSGKNAEEIKAVDENSEQTGKTAVCIHQEINDDHVEDVSGIQHLTSDSDSEVYCDSMEQFGQEESLDSFTSNGRPFRYYLSGDPNQPLESPGFPEDVQGSPGNGNIGDMQVVAVEGKGEVKHGGEDGRSNSGAPHRERRGGENEEFSNVRRGRGHRMQHLSEGSKGRQVGSGGDGERWGSDRGSRGSLNEQIALVLMRLQEDMQNVLQRLHKLETLTASQAKSSTLQTSHQPPSQRPSWWPFEMSPGALTFAIVWPFIAQWLVHLYYQRRRRKLN